A stretch of the Pelmatolapia mariae isolate MD_Pm_ZW linkage group LG23, Pm_UMD_F_2, whole genome shotgun sequence genome encodes the following:
- the mylz3 gene encoding LOW QUALITY PROTEIN: myosin, light polypeptide 3, skeletal muscle (The sequence of the model RefSeq protein was modified relative to this genomic sequence to represent the inferred CDS: substituted 1 base at 1 genomic stop codon), with translation MXQTEFTPDQIEDFKEAFGLFDRVGDSQVAYNQVADIMRALGQNPTNGAVNKILGNPTADDLANKRLNFDAFLPMLKEIDAQPKGTYDDYVEGLRVFDKEGNGTVMGAELRIVLSTLGEKMNEQEIDALMAGQEDENGSVHYEAFVKHIMSV, from the exons ATGTGACAGACTGAGTTCACACCGGACCAGATTGAGG ACTTCAAGGAGGCTTTTGGTCTCTTTGACAGAGTTGGTGACAGCCAGGTGGCCTACAACCAGGTGGCTGACATCATGCGTGCTCTGGGCCAGAATCCCACCAACGGGGCCGTTAATAAGATTCTGGGCAACCCAACTGCTGACG ACTTGGCCAACAAGAGGCTCAACTTCGACGCTTTCTTGCCTATGCTGAAGGAGATCGACGCTCAACCCAAGGGAACCTATGATGACTACGTTGAGGGTCTGCGCGTCTTCGACAAGGAGGGCAATGGCACAGTCATGGGTGCTGAGCTGCGTATTGTGCTGTCCACTCTGG GAGAGAAGATGAACGAGCAAGAGATTGATGCCCTTATGGCCGGCCAGGAGGACGAGAACGGCAGTGTGCACTATGAGG CTTTCGTCAAGCACATCATGTCTGTGTAA